In one window of Sus scrofa isolate TJ Tabasco breed Duroc chromosome Y, Sscrofa11.1, whole genome shotgun sequence DNA:
- the LOC110257898 gene encoding heat shock transcription factor, Y-linked-like translates to MAHAPTEIQGVSPKDESTGSESSITSPWCDNSITGDLDLRSQIEEKAFQALSEGSLMKEPCHTLCASEPDGDNDFPPLPFPRKLWEIVESDRFKSIWWDENGTSIVINEERFKKEVLERKAPFRIFETESMKSLVRQLNLYGFTKLRRNFQRPASLANILAEDNEVSAWNKLQFYHNPNFNRGCPHLLVRMKRRVRVKNASPVSASLLQGCSKKRSRTGGDVDNHNSDVTAETRGEDAFSASTNLNVPLIRWPSMSQRISNRTTPTRSGLSSPSSPSFRPPGQIVMAQHAIFSQLTTFHMHSQSSYSPASGHIVNFITTTTSISQYHRISNFPSGYFGLRVEPSPLPTRYQNISPTECPVSNAQAAAHPWFPMPMATDTSAASLSRPNPQSFSISEHHPNYH, encoded by the exons atgGCACATGCTCCTACAGAAATTCAAGGTGTTTCTCCTAAAGATGAATCAACTGGTTCAGAATCCTCCATTACATCTCCATGgtgtgataactcaatcactggggacttggacttgaggtctcagattgaagaaaaagctttccaggcttTGTCTGAGGGCTCCCTGATGAAAGAGCCATGCCACacattgtgtgcctctgaaccagatggagataatgattttcctcctctgccctttcccagaaaactttgggaaattgttgaaagtgatcgatttaagtccatttggtgggatgaaaatggaacctcgatcgtgattaatgaagaacgcttcaagaaagaagttctggagagaaaggctcccttcagaatttttgaaactgagagtatgaaaagcttagttcgacagcttaacctttatggatttactaaattgcgaaggaattttcaaagacctGCCTCACTAGCCAACATTCTGGCAGAAGATAATGAAGTCTCTGCTTGGAACAAG ctgcagttctaccataatccaaattttaaccgaggctgtccccatctgttggtgaggatgaaaagaagagtcagggtgaaaaatgcttctccagtatcGGCTTCTCTACTTCAAGGTTGCAGCAAGAAGCGCTCTAGAACAGGGGGTGATGTGGATAACCATAATTCTGATGTGACTGCAGAAACTCGTGGAGAAGATGCATTTTCAGCCTCTACAAACCTAAATGTGCCTTTAATAAGATGGCCTTCTATgagccagagaatttctaataGAACTACCCCAACTAGAAgtggtctttcttctccatcatcaccatcattcaggccaccaggacaaattgtcatggctcaacatgctatttttagtcagttgaccacgtttcacatgcactcacaaagcagctactctccagcaagtggccacatcgtgaatttcattacaactaccacttccatttctcagtaCCACCGCATTTCTAACTTCCCAAGTGGTTATTTTGgactgagggtggagccttctccTTTGCCAACCAGATACCAGAATATATCACCAACTGAGTGCCCTGTATCTAACGCCCAAGCAGCAGCCCATCCATGGTTCCCAATGCCAATGGCCACTGACACATCTGCTGCCTCGCTTTCAAGGCCAAATCCTCAGTCCTTTTCCATATCTGAACATCACCCTAATTACCACTGA